The Fimbriimonadaceae bacterium genome contains the following window.
CGGGATTGGTGAGGCGGCCTTGGAGGAGCGGATCCAAGACCTCTTGGACCTGCCAGATGTCACCGTCGCGCCTTATGCCAAGGTGGGCGAGGTGCACTTGCGCTTGACGACCAGGGTAGCGGCCGGAGGTCAAGCGTCGGCCCTGGACCCCGTCGCCGCGGCGATCAGGGCCCGACTGGGCACCATGGTGTACGGCGAAGACGACCAGAGCCTTGAGGCGGTGGTGCTCGACCTCATGCGTCGAAGGGGGCTGACCCTGGTCACAGCCGAAAGCCTGACCGGCGGGATGGTCGGGGCCCGGTTCACCAGCGTCGACGGCGCTAGCAAGGTGTACCGGGGCGGTTTTGTCACCTATGCCGACGACGAGAAGGCCGACCGGTTGGGCGTGCCGCGCCTGCTTCTAGAGTCCCCCGACCATGGGGCGGTGAGCGAGGCGGTCGCCCTCGCCATGGCCGAGGGCGCGGTGCGACAGACCGGGGCAGACGTCGCCGTAAGCACCACCGGCGTCGCCGGGTCGGAGCCCCTGGTAGAGAACGGAGTCGAAAAGCCGTCCGGGCTTGTTTACGTCGCGGTGGCGGGTCTTGGCCCGTCGGTGGCTGTACGGCATCAACACCGTGGCGACCGCGCGACGGTCCGGGCTCGGGCCACGCAACACGCTGTCCACTTGCTGTACCAGTCTCTGGTCAATTCGGGGGACTAGAATCGGCCAGGAGATGTCTCAACCAGGCCACGCCACAACCAGACGGGGCAGCCGCCCATTGGTGGTCCTCAGCCGAGGGTCGCGCCATGGCTCGCTGTGGGCCGGCCACATCAAGGACCTGGTGCAGGGCTTCTCTTCCCAGGTCGTGGTCCCGGACTCGCTCGATGCGTTCGACACGACGCTCAGGCAAGCCGCCGGCGTGGTCGACGAAGTCTGGGTCGGCGGCGGTGACGGTTCGGTCCGGCGCGCGGCGGGAGCCCTGGCCGGAACCCCGACGGTGCTGGGCGTCCTCCCGATGGGTACGGGCAACGCCTTGGCCGGGGAGCTGGGCGTCCCGGACAAGCCGGAGGAGATGGTCGCGATGCTCCGCGACTCGGCCGTCGCAAAGAGCATCGACCTTGGGTCGTTCAACGGCGAAGTCTTCGTCAACGTCGCCACCCTGGGCCTGACCGCGGGGATCGCCACCGCCCTCCTCGACACCGACAAGAAGCTCCTGGGCAAGCTGGCCTACCTCCCTGCGGTGGTGAGGGCGGTCAAGGAAATGCACCAGATCCCCGTCGAGATCGAGACGCAGGGTCAGGTCTTCCGCGGGCCCATCCTCCAGTTTGTGGCGAGCAACGGAGGCCGGCATGCCGGGGGCTTTCCCGTCACGCCCAACGCCCGCATTGACGACGGCAAGCTGTCGGTCTACGCGGTCCGCCCGACGGGGACGGAGCCGCTCATCCAATACGCCGTGGCGCTTGTCCGGGGCAAGCACACCAAGCTCACCGAGGTCTGGAGCGTCGAGGTGGACAGGTTGGTCCTGTCCACCCCACGGAGCCGCACGTTCATTCTTGACGGGGACGCCGTGCAGACCGACCGCGCCGAGATCGCCCTGTTGCCCGGAGCGCTTCGCGTCCTTACCGCACCCTAGGCCGTCATCCCAGCTTCTTGTCGAGCACCATCCGCTCGATGAAGAACTCCATCATGCGGTCGCTGTTGATGCCCGAGTGGCCGAAGTCGGTTCCCACCTGCACCTCGATGTTCTTCCCCGCCCGTCGCAAGGCTTCGATGAGGGCCAGGGCGTTGTTCTGGTGGACGTTGTCGTCTGCGGTGCCGAAGTAGAGAAGCAGCCGACCCTTGAGGTTCGGAGCCAGCTTGATGCAGGAACCGGCGTCATAACCTTCGACGTTGTCTTCGGCCAGGCCCATGTAGCGCTCGGTGTAGGTCGTGTCGTAGTAACGGTAGTCGGTGACGGGGCTGCAGGAGCAAGCGGCGGCGAAGAGGTCGGGGTACCGCAGGAGGGCGGTCGCCGAGGCATACCCACCGTACGAAGTCCCCTCAATGCCGATCTTGGTCGCGTCGACATAGGGACGTTTAGCCAGCTCTCGCGCGAGGGCGGCCATGTCGTCGATCTCGGGCCCGCCCATCTTGCGATAGATCGCCTGGCGGAACGCCCGGCCCCGCCCCATGCCGTCGCGTTGCATGATCTCGATCCACAGGAAGCCCAGGTTGGTGCGGTCGTCCGGTATCTGGTAGTTTGCCGTCGGGCTACCCCAGTTCGGAGGGAGCGGCCCACCATAGACACTGAAGATCACGGGGTACTTCTTGTCGGGGTCGAAGTTCTTGGGTTTGCCCAGCCGCGCATAGAGGTCGGTGACCCCGTCTCCGGCCTTGAACTTGATCCATTCTTCCGGCTGGTATCCCGCGTCGGTCAGGGCCTTGGTGTCGCTGGTCGCCAGCACCTTCAGCACCTTGCCGTTGTTGTCGACGATCTGCAGGACGGGGGCCTCGGACGGCGACTCGGCGCGGTCGGCGAACGCCTTTCCGTCCGGTGAGAGGGCGACAGAGTGGTGCTTGGTGGGATCGGTGAGACGACGCGCCCCCGACCCGTCGAAGCCGACACGCCAGAGTTGTTGGTGATAGGGCCGGTCGGGGTTGTCCGTGATGTAGTAGACCGTCTTGGTCGCCGGATCGACCTTGAGAACCTTGATGACGTCAAAGGCATGGTCGGTCAGCATCTTCCGTGAGCCCTTGTCCACATCGACGACGCCGATGTTGAAGTAGCCCGAGTCCTCAAAGAGACTGAGGAGCTTGTCTTGGCCCAGCGACCAGGCCACGTTTGTGTAGCTCCACAGCGGCACAAACTCGACCCAGCCGTTCTTGTTCACCTGCCGGTCAAGGATCCTGACCGCCCCGCTGGCCGGATCGGCCGAGCAGAGTTCAAACTCCTGTTGCCGACGGTCCATGCGGTGGAACAGCAGGGCCTTGCTGTC
Protein-coding sequences here:
- a CDS encoding DPP IV N-terminal domain-containing protein encodes the protein MKRTTLLATGALAAIACAQDRLPHLPGYDFYTANRGKARQLVNLVNAGTWVDADTYRFRVDGKSATYKLSTGEVKESASVEPDPGPVPQGRGRQLDTVTSSDGKKAVYKDGNITLVFPDKREVKVTTDGDLQKRVKYGTGSWVYGEELEQRDAMGFSPDGSKLWYFRFDESKVLDSYFLLRQKTPQPTLGVEAYPKPGHSNPQVDIYIYDVAKNQSVKVNVRSGPFDDGLGHYAYAAAWRPDSKALLFHRMDRRQQEFELCSADPASGAVRILDRQVNKNGWVEFVPLWSYTNVAWSLGQDKLLSLFEDSGYFNIGVVDVDKGSRKMLTDHAFDVIKVLKVDPATKTVYYITDNPDRPYHQQLWRVGFDGSGARRLTDPTKHHSVALSPDGKAFADRAESPSEAPVLQIVDNNGKVLKVLATSDTKALTDAGYQPEEWIKFKAGDGVTDLYARLGKPKNFDPDKKYPVIFSVYGGPLPPNWGSPTANYQIPDDRTNLGFLWIEIMQRDGMGRGRAFRQAIYRKMGGPEIDDMAALARELAKRPYVDATKIGIEGTSYGGYASATALLRYPDLFAAACSCSPVTDYRYYDTTYTERYMGLAEDNVEGYDAGSCIKLAPNLKGRLLLYFGTADDNVHQNNALALIEALRRAGKNIEVQVGTDFGHSGINSDRMMEFFIERMVLDKKLG
- a CDS encoding competence/damage-inducible protein A yields the protein MRAEIVSVGTEILLGQIVDTNAAELGRLFASTGVDHVFRQTVGDNLQRLVEALRLALSRSDIVVTIGGLGPTEDDITRDGVAAALDSPLVLDPALEAGLRELFERRGLVWTSSQTRQAHRPECARPIENPNGTAPGLLAMAHGKTVICLPGPRNEFVPMVKGPVAAALADLSGGGAIVSRVLRVVGIGEAALEERIQDLLDLPDVTVAPYAKVGEVHLRLTTRVAAGGQASALDPVAAAIRARLGTMVYGEDDQSLEAVVLDLMRRRGLTLVTAESLTGGMVGARFTSVDGASKVYRGGFVTYADDEKADRLGVPRLLLESPDHGAVSEAVALAMAEGAVRQTGADVAVSTTGVAGSEPLVENGVEKPSGLVYVAVAGLGPSVAVRHQHRGDRATVRARATQHAVHLLYQSLVNSGD